The segment GATTGGGCGAGTGTTGCTAGATACACGTCCAATCTATGAATGCGAAGATGATCCGCAGTTGGAGAGCGAACGCAAAAAGCCGAAAGTTCCATTGCAGCCGGATGTGACTGCACCGTTTACTTTGATTCGATATATCAGCCATCCAACTTTGAATCAGCAGTATTTGGAAGAATGGGTAAAAATTGTCGATCGCTGGCTACAACAAGGCACAGAAATTTACTTTTTTGTTCATTGCCCTGTTGAAGAACATTCACCCCAAAACGCCCGCCAATTCCAAAGATTACTAGAGCAGCAAGACGTGAATGTTCCGCCTCTTCCCTGGGATTTGATAGAACAACCGCCCTCACAGATGTCCTTGTTTTAATTTATTTCGTAGCTGTCGAGGAGCATTATTCGTCTCGTCCTGGGATGGAGCAGTCTTCACGAATTTCATGCTGCCATGCGATAGGATCAATCCCTGAAAAAGCGCGATTTGCTGATAATCTCTCCAACACTTCAGCCATTTTTTGACCACGAGTAGCAGCATCTAAGCCTGTAGTTTCTTCTAAGACAGTAATATGCACTGGAATCGATTGCTCTCCCAATTCAGGAGCTTCATCAAGCCACTCGATCGAATTGCCCTTTAAAACAGCCTTAAATGTTTGAAGCATGAGGACACTTGTGATCTACATTTCTGTATTATCTCGCTTTTAAGTTTGGCTCAATTCGTTTGGTCAAATTAGTACCAATTTTGAAGAACTCGCTTAAGAATATCACCAACGGAAGCGCCTACAAAAATGGCAAGAATTGAACTGGTGAAAGCAATCACCAAAATATCAATAAATGGATTTAATGTTGGGAACTGCGATTTGTAGCCGATTACCGTAGCAAACCAAATCGAGGCAGCAATCCAAATTCTCAGTTGTTTCCGAACTGAACCAGTTGACAGCGTTGGAGCTTGTTCAGATTCTATTTCAATGCCTGATTCGATTTCAGAGGGGTCTGTCATATTTCTCCTAGTTCTAACGATCCCACTAGACTGAAATTCTCAACAAGAATCCTCCGTTCGTCGTGACAATCAAATCCTTCTCAAACACTACGATGCCCGACGGAATTTGATATTTTGCTGTTTTCACATCCGCGATCGTCGAAACTTTTCCCGCTTGATCGACTGCGACGACTAACCCTGCATTCGTCGTCGCCACAATTTGATCGCGCCAAATCGCCACATTAAAGGGCAATCCAAACCCTGCCTCTTGCAAATTGACGATCGCTTTCACGTCTCCTTTCTCGCTCACCCGCACCAAATGCCCACTCGACTGCGCCACAACCACAGAATCGCCTTGCACGACTAGCCCAAACGGATTCTTAAACTCAGTCAAATTCGCGATCGCTTTCACTTCCCCTTTTTGGCTCACTCGAACCAACTCACTTGTCGATTCGATCACATCCGTCGAGACTGTGACCCAATACTCATCTCGAAACACCGTCACCCCAAACGGCGCACCATAAGCCCCACTCTGACGAGATAAATCCGCGATCGTCTCTACTTTGCCATCGGGTTTCACCCGCATTAAATAATGCTGAGGCAGAAAACCTGATACCGTCGCAATCACATCATTGCCTTGAGCGGTCATCCCAAACGGGACACCTAACTCATCCTTCATAAAATTCGCGATCGCCGAACTTTCTCCCTGGGGTGTCACTCTCAATAGTTGCCCATCTAACAACGGCACAATCAGATCCCCTTGCCTCACCGTAATATTCTGAGGGGTATAGATATTTAGCTTTTGAGAAATCACGGAGAGAGTTGCCATCATCTCAGAAAGTTTAGAAAAGTTGATAAGAATTCAAGCAGAAGGAACTCCGCTAGTATTCTGGGGTCAAAAAAGCTTGTGATTTCTAAGCGTAGCAATGTTACCCTCTACATGCGGTGCAAACCTCAACTTCTATTTAGAATTTGATTCATTGACCTGACGTAGACATCCTCGGTATTCCTGCGCTTGAATCGCCATATAACTCATGTAAAATAACCAAGTTTCCAAAGTCACTTTACATTGAAGAAAGAAATCGCGCAGATCTAACCCGATGAGGTTTGAGTAATTTGCAATCCGTAGACAACCGTTAAATTTCTAGAAAGCCCGATGAAAGCAACGAATTCACTTCCCACCGCCCCCTTCGTCCTCCGACTCGTCGGCATCATTATGATTGTGTCGTCGATGGTGGACTATATTTCGGTTCTAATTCCGCCGAATTTCTCTGATAAAGCCTGGTTCGCGAACGTTGTCACACAAATCGTCGATCGTGGAATCATCCCACTCGTCGGTTTTGCCTTCCTCTTCGCCGGTGCATTCCTAGAAAGCGGTTCTTTCAATCTCGGAGAGCGCGTTAAACCTGTGATGTCGTTCCGGTTCTGGGCGATGCTGCTGTCTTTGCTCCTCGGGTTGGTGTTCCTCATTGCTTTCCCGCTGCACTTAAACAATACCCGTCAGGTTTCGGATCAGGCGCTAGAGCGCATCGATCGAGAAGCAAAAGACGCAGAAAATCAACTCAATACCCAAGTTCAACAGCGTCAAGATCAGATCACTGCTGCGCTGCGTGACCCGAATCAGAGCAAACAATTGGATGATCAACTCAAACAAATTGATGCAGCGATCGCCAGTGGTCAATTAAAAGGAGATCAACTCACTCAAGCCCAACGAGCGCAGAAAGAACTGCAAGCGCTAAAAGCGAATCCCAATTCGGTTGCCGATCGTGCAAAAGAATTCCGCAACACACAATTGACTTCAATTCGCGAACGGCGCACTCAAGCCGAGAATCAAGCGAGAAACGAATTCTGGAAAACTGGAATTCGAGTCGGGATTAGCAGCTTACTGCTTTCGCTGGCGTACTTCGTGATCGGGTGGTCAGGATTACGCGAGTTGGGTGTAATTGGTGGGAAGCGCAAGCCTGTAATGCGATAAAAATCTGAGACTGCTTGCAAGATTAAAAAGGCAAATGGGGAGAACTAGAAGGTGATCCCCTTTGCCTTTTTTTACGGTTATGTTTTCTATTTTCATCCTGACGCACAACGAAGAAGTCGAAATCGCTGCATGTATCGAATCAGCGTTGTTGTCAGATGATGTAATCGTTGTCGATTCTTGTAGCGATGATCAAACGATCGCGATCGCAAATTCTTATCCCGTTCGCGTGATTCAACATCCGTTTGAAAGTCACGGCAAACAGCGCACCTGGATGCTGCAATCTGTCCCTGTGAAACACGAATGGGTATACATCCTCGAAGCCGATGAGCGGATGACGCCGGAACTGTTTCAAGAATGCCTCGACACAATTCAAACAGCCGAGCATATCGGCTATTACGTGGCAGAGCGCGTGATGTTTATGGGCAAATGGATTCGCCGCAGCACGCAATATCCGAGATATCAGTTGAGACTCTTTCAGAAAGAAAAAGTTTGGTTTACCGATTACGGACATACTGAACGCGAAGTCGTAGACGGAACCACTGGATTTCTCAAAGAAACTTATCCGCATTACACCTCTGGTAAAGGCTTCAGCCGCTGGATTGATAAACATAATCGCTATTCGACAAATGAAGCGATCGAAACGATCCATCAACTTGAAACCGGAGGCTTAAATTGGAGCGCGCTATTTTTTGGCAAATCTGAAGTCGAACGGCGACGGGCATTAAAGGATCTGTCGCTGCGACTGCCTTTTCGACCGTTGATTCGATTTTTCTATATGTATCTGCTCTTAGGTGGGATGTTTGACGGCTATCCAGGATTTACCTGGTGTATGCTGCAAGCGTTTTACGAATATTTAATTACGCTGAAGGTTTGGGAACTCCAGCATCAGCCTGTAGACTCTCCCAAACTCGTCACACCGATCCTAGAAAATGTTAAATAATATACAGATCGTGTTCGGATATGTCGAGCGGGGATCAATGATTAAATAAGAAAGCTTAGAAATTCCTCAAATTCTCAACCTTTCTTTACAATATTAATAAACAGAGTAGATGCTGATTGCAAGATTTTTTGAGGAGCGTTCCTAATTGCGATTCAAGAATCGAAATCTACTTTTAAGGTAACGTCTACACTGAATGGCATAGCTGCCGTTAGATGAAGGAGATATCTGTGATCCATCGTCTTAAGCAAGATCTAAAAAACGACCTGATCGCCGGATTACTGGTTGTAATTCCGTTGGCAACGACGATTTGGCTGACGTATACGATCGCGAATTGGGTGATCAATTTCCTGACGCGCGTTCCGAAACAATTGAATCCTTTTGACGGCTTACATCCGCTCTTAGTGAATCTGCTCAATTTTATCGTAGGGCTAGCGGTTCCTCTGTTCAGTATTCTGTTTATCGGTTTGATGGCACGGAATATCGCGGGGCGTTGGCTCTTGGATGTCGGTGAGCAAGTTTTGCAGGCAATTCCGCTAGCGGGTGCGATTTATAAAACGCTGAAACAATTGCTCGAAACGGTATTACGCGATTCGAGTGGAAAGTTTCGCCGCGTCGTTTTGGTGGAATATCCGCGTGAGGGAGTTTGGTCACTAGGATTTGTCACGGGTGCGATCGGAGCCGAGGTGCAATCGCATTTCAAAACGGATATGCTGAGCGTCTTTATTCCCACGACTCCCAATCCGACCACGGGCTGGTATGCCGTTGTGCCTGAGAATTCGGTGATTAATTTGTCGCTGCCGATCGAAGATGCGTTCAAGGTAATTATCTCAGGTGGGATTGTCAGCCCAGACTCAATGAATGTGATTACGACTTCGACAACTACGAAACCTCCTTTAGTTGAAGCAACGGCGGACGAGTAGTACGCTTGAGGGGAATTTGAGGAGGTTGTATGCCGGGTTCCCCTAGTGTGTTGGCGTTAGATTTTGATGGTGTAATTTGTGATGGTCTGAAAGAATATTTCCAGACCTCTTGGCAGGCTTACGCGCAAATTTGGCAGACGGATACGACGCCGAATGAGCAGATCGCACCTGCTTTTTATCGATTGCGTCCGGTGATTGAGACGGGCTGGGAAATGCCTATTTTGATCCGATCGCTGGTAGTCGGTGTGCAAGAAGAAGAGATTTTGCAGAATTGGCTGACGATCGCGACTCAAACGATTGAGAAAGAGCAATTAAAACCGTTAGAGATCAGTGCAGCGGTCGATGGAATTCGCGATCGCAAAATTGCAACCGATTTAGACAACTGGCTGGCAGAGCATGAATTTTATCCGGGCGTGATCGATCGACTGAATACAATTTTGAATAGCTCAACTGATTTTTTCATCATCAGTACAAAAGAAGGACGATTTATCAAGCAGCTTCTGAAACAGGAAGGGATTGAGTTAGCAGATTCGCAAGTGTACGGCAAAGAATCGAAGCGACCGAAACCACAGGTTTTGAAAGAACTCCAACAGGTTTATCAGGGTGCGATCTGGTTTGTTGAGGATCGATTGAAAACCTTACAGGCAGTTGAGCAGCAGGAATCGTTGCAAGAGGTCGAATTATTTCTAGCAGATTGGGGATATAACACGCGATCGGAGCGAGAAGAGGCGCAGAATAGCGATCGAGTTCATCTAATTTCTTTGCAACAATTTGGACAAGACTTTCCGAATTGGCTGTGATGCTTATTCAGTTTGAAGCTGTTGTACCTCAGTTTCAGTTAGCCCTGTGATCTGACTGACTTGCTCGATCGACATTCCTGTTTGCAGGAGATTTCGAGCAACTTGCAGTAGTTGAGATTCTGCTTGATTGGCGCGTTGCCGTTCTTGCTCTGCATCAGTCAGTATCCAATTGCCTTGATCGTCGTACCACCGTAACCAAGACCGACAAATTCCCTCAAATTCGCCTTGCCACAAGCCCAGTCCGATTTCCAGTTCTGGAATCCAAATCCGAGAATTTTCAGGATCAAGGGGTTGTGCTTGATATTTTCCACCCACCAGTTTGAAGAAATGCACCTGATCGTCATAGCGACTAAACACAATGTAGTAAGGAACGCGCAAAATCTGCTCGTAAACCTTCCATTTTGAAGGAGGTTTCTCTGACTTTTGACCTTTCGCTGTCGGCGTTTCAGATGCTTCTCTCACAGGTTGAAGGGGTTCCAACTCGATCTCTGGAGTATCAGCATAGGAACCCAAATCTTCTTTTTCTGTCCCAGGTGACAACAGTTCAACGACCACAAAGGGCGCACGTCGTTCTTGCCAGATCACATAGCTATTGCGGAGATCTCGCCCTTGATACAGACGCGGAACTCCGATCGACAAAAACCAATCTGGGCGCTTGTACCATTGCGGATGTGCGCTGTCGTAATACAGGTTTAACTCTGCTCCCGTAAAAAATTGATCAGTTACGGATTGGCTTAGTCGCAAGGTGCGGCTGAGAAGTTGAGGTTGAAGATCGTGAAATTCGTCGGGCAAACCAGGCTCCTCTGGATTCTCGCTGGGCAAATCATACATCGTTGGGAGCGTTTGCCAGGGAGGAAGTGGTGGATCGGGCTGGGGAAATGGTGAAGTCATAATAGATCAGCGATCGATGAGACTCTACTCTCATATTGTGCCGGATTATTGGGGAAGGCACGAACGCGATCGCTCTCGAAAGATAAGTTGTTTTATCAACCTAATTACGAGATGGAATTACGTAAATTACGAATTTGTGTCATATAAAACAGGAATAACCGCTTCTACTCAGTAATATCCCTGATATTTTTTCATCACAATGATACTGTGTGCAATAGTCGATCGATTTCATTGCAAACGTTGCTTGATGTATAAGAGGGGCAAAAATGAGGAACATGGGTTCAGTCTTTTTAGCACTTGCCATAGGGACGACATTGACAGTTTCTGAGGGGGCTTCTGCACAATCTACACCACCAGCAGGGCAGCAAATTCAGTACACTGGTTCTTTTACAAATGCAACTCATAATCTGAGCGGTGAAGTCCTCATTAATCTGAGCTTTGGCTCCGATGATCAGGTCTCCGGCTATATCAACTTTACAAATTATCCTAACGCTCGTGCGCTATGCGGAGCAGGTAAGCTTACTGGGCGCAGACAAGGTAAAACATTGCAGTTTAGATTTGTCTCTGATGATCCAGATCCAGGTTGTGGTTTCGATCGAGGTTGGATATTTACAGGTAGCGCTACGCTTTCAAGCGATCGCAGTGCGATCGAAAATGGAACTTACCAGGTTATCCTTAGAGGGCGACGTGTTGAGAGTACTGGCATCTTTAGAGCCACTGCTCAGAATGTTGATCCGGTTGCGACTCGGATGCGGCAACTATCTTTACGGGAACAAGTTGGCTATCTGACCCAACTTATCAAAACTGGTAGTGAATAAGACCAGGCTAAAGCAAGAGAGATTTTGAAAACAGCACCCCCCGATGCAATTCCCTACTTAATTCCCTATCTGAAAGAGTCATCACCAGAAGTTCGCAAGGTTGTTGTTCTCTCCTTTGTTGGGATGAAAAGGTCAGCAGAACCAGCAATTCCCCACATCATTCCGCTACTAGAGGACTCAGATGAATGGGTGCGGGCTTACTCCGTCATGGTTTTATTGAATATGGGAGAATCATCCAGTCCCTTCATTCCGCAACTGACGCGATCGCTGAAAGATCCATTTGTGACAGTTCGTTATTTATCGGCGCAGGTATTAGGAGAGATAGGAGTCGCCGCTAAGTCTGCAATTCCTCATCTCATTCCGCTGTTGAAAGAGTCCAATGTCTTTCCTCGTTCTGCGGCAGTAAATGCTTTAGGAAAGATGGGAGAGTCTGCACGAGTTGCGATTCCCCAAATCATTCCGTTGTTGAAAGACAAAATGATTCGGGAGGATGCTGCTCTTGCTCTAGGAAAGATAGGAGAGCTTGCACGAGTTGCGATTCCCCAAATCATTCCGTTATTGAAAGATCCAGACCCAAAAGTTGTGGATGCAGCGAGAGCTGCGCTAAGAAACTTGGGGTATCAGGAATAGTCTGAACGAATCGCATGCTGCAACAAGTAGGCAAATAAAACAAGAAGTCCAGCTTTTCAAATCGGCTGGACTTCTGAAAAATTGGGTCGATCGCGCTAAATTTTCGCGCCGCAATTTGGACAGAACTTATTCGTCGGAAGATTTTCAGTGCCACAACTTGCACATTGAACGGTTTCCGCCGCCCGTTCTAGCAATTTCCGCTCAGGGAGTCCGATCATTTGAGCATTGCTCTTACCGGATGGAACCATCGGATAACAGTTCTCATTCTTCTTGACGCGGACATCCATCAGAACGGGGCCTGGATGAGCGATCATTTCAGCGATCGCACTCTTCAACTCTTCGCGCGTTTCGACAATCATGCCTTTAATGCCAAACGCCTCTGCCAATTTGACAAAATCCGGCGTTCCCACTTGCATG is part of the Leptolyngbya boryana PCC 6306 genome and harbors:
- the hpsJ-B gene encoding hormogonium polysaccharide biosynthesis protein HpsJ translates to MKATNSLPTAPFVLRLVGIIMIVSSMVDYISVLIPPNFSDKAWFANVVTQIVDRGIIPLVGFAFLFAGAFLESGSFNLGERVKPVMSFRFWAMLLSLLLGLVFLIAFPLHLNNTRQVSDQALERIDREAKDAENQLNTQVQQRQDQITAALRDPNQSKQLDDQLKQIDAAIASGQLKGDQLTQAQRAQKELQALKANPNSVADRAKEFRNTQLTSIRERRTQAENQARNEFWKTGIRVGISSLLLSLAYFVIGWSGLRELGVIGGKRKPVMR
- a CDS encoding glycosyltransferase family 2 protein, with amino-acid sequence MFSIFILTHNEEVEIAACIESALLSDDVIVVDSCSDDQTIAIANSYPVRVIQHPFESHGKQRTWMLQSVPVKHEWVYILEADERMTPELFQECLDTIQTAEHIGYYVAERVMFMGKWIRRSTQYPRYQLRLFQKEKVWFTDYGHTEREVVDGTTGFLKETYPHYTSGKGFSRWIDKHNRYSTNEAIETIHQLETGGLNWSALFFGKSEVERRRALKDLSLRLPFRPLIRFFYMYLLLGGMFDGYPGFTWCMLQAFYEYLITLKVWELQHQPVDSPKLVTPILENVK
- a CDS encoding DUF502 domain-containing protein, with protein sequence MIHRLKQDLKNDLIAGLLVVIPLATTIWLTYTIANWVINFLTRVPKQLNPFDGLHPLLVNLLNFIVGLAVPLFSILFIGLMARNIAGRWLLDVGEQVLQAIPLAGAIYKTLKQLLETVLRDSSGKFRRVVLVEYPREGVWSLGFVTGAIGAEVQSHFKTDMLSVFIPTTPNPTTGWYAVVPENSVINLSLPIEDAFKVIISGGIVSPDSMNVITTSTTTKPPLVEATADE
- a CDS encoding HAD family hydrolase produces the protein MPGSPSVLALDFDGVICDGLKEYFQTSWQAYAQIWQTDTTPNEQIAPAFYRLRPVIETGWEMPILIRSLVVGVQEEEILQNWLTIATQTIEKEQLKPLEISAAVDGIRDRKIATDLDNWLAEHEFYPGVIDRLNTILNSSTDFFIISTKEGRFIKQLLKQEGIELADSQVYGKESKRPKPQVLKELQQVYQGAIWFVEDRLKTLQAVEQQESLQEVELFLADWGYNTRSEREEAQNSDRVHLISLQQFGQDFPNWL
- a CDS encoding Uma2 family endonuclease, with translation MTSPFPQPDPPLPPWQTLPTMYDLPSENPEEPGLPDEFHDLQPQLLSRTLRLSQSVTDQFFTGAELNLYYDSAHPQWYKRPDWFLSIGVPRLYQGRDLRNSYVIWQERRAPFVVVELLSPGTEKEDLGSYADTPEIELEPLQPVREASETPTAKGQKSEKPPSKWKVYEQILRVPYYIVFSRYDDQVHFFKLVGGKYQAQPLDPENSRIWIPELEIGLGLWQGEFEGICRSWLRWYDDQGNWILTDAEQERQRANQAESQLLQVARNLLQTGMSIEQVSQITGLTETEVQQLQTE
- a CDS encoding HEAT repeat domain-containing protein, with the translated sequence MKTAPPDAIPYLIPYLKESSPEVRKVVVLSFVGMKRSAEPAIPHIIPLLEDSDEWVRAYSVMVLLNMGESSSPFIPQLTRSLKDPFVTVRYLSAQVLGEIGVAAKSAIPHLIPLLKESNVFPRSAAVNALGKMGESARVAIPQIIPLLKDKMIREDAALALGKIGELARVAIPQIIPLLKDPDPKVVDAARAALRNLGYQE